The nucleotide sequence GTTCGCCGTCCCCGTATATAAACGGCGAGGAGGGTTACGGCTTCGATGACGCCCAAAGAAGTCTTGCAAACGATCAAGGACAAGGGAGTGGTGATGGTCGATTTGAAGTTCATCGACCTGCTCGGTACCTGGCAACACTTCACCGCACCGATCTCCGAGTTCAAGGATGAGGGGCCATTCGAGGAAGGACTAGGCTTCGACGGCTCCTCGATACGCGGCTGGCAGGCAATCGACGCGAGCGACATGCTCGTGATCCCGGACCCGAGCACCGCAGTGATGGATCCGTTTACCAAGGATCCAACGCTCACCATGATCTGCGATATCTCGGACCCGATTACCCGCGCCGATTACACGCGCGACCCGCGCAACGTCGCCCGAAAGGCGGAGAAATATCTCAAGTCAACCGGCATCGCGGACACCGTGTACTTCGGTCCGGAGCCGGAGTTTTTCATCTTTGATGGAGTGCGCTACGAGACGAGCCAGCATCAGTCGTTCCACTATATCGAATCGAATGAAGGCAACTGGAACACCGGTCGTGAGTTCAACGTGAGCGACCCGGGCCGCAACCTTGGCTACAAGCCGCGCAACAAGGAAGGCTACTTCCCGGTACCGCCGGCCGACACCATGCAGGACATCCGCACCGAAATGGTGCTCGAGATGGAGCGGGTTGGAATTCGAGTCGAGAAGCAGCATCACGAGGTTGCGACGGCCGGGCAGGCCGAAATCGACATGCGCTTCCAGCCGCTGGTGAAGATGTCGGACTGGCTGACCTGGTACAAGTACATCTGCAAGAACGTCGCGGTCCGGCACGGCAAAACGGTAACCTTCATGCCCAAGCCGATTTTCGGCGACAATGGCACCGGCATGCACGTGCATCAGAGCCTGTGGAAGGGGGAAACGCCGTTGTTTGCAGGCAACGGGTACGCAGGGATGTCGGAGCTCGGGATGCACTACATCGCGGGCATCCTGCACCACGCGCCGTCGATCGCGGCGTTCACCAACCCCACCACCAATTCCTATCGGCGTCTGGTGCCCGGCTTCGAGGCGCCGATCAATTTGGCGTACTCGAGCCGTAACCGCTCGGCCTCGGTGCGCATCCCGATGTATTCGCCGTCGCCGAAGGCCAAGCGCATCGAGGTGCGGTTCCCGGATCCGCTGGCCAACCCATACCTGGCGTTCACCGCGATGATGATGGCCGGTCTCGACGGCATCCAGCGTCGGCTCGACCCGGGTCAGCCGCTGGACAAGGATATCTACGCGTTGACGCCTGCGGAGTTGGCGGAAGTGCCGAGCATGCCGGCATCCCTAGATGAAGCACTGAACAACATGAAGAACGATCACGAGTACCTGCTCAAGGGCGATGTGTTCACCGAAGACCTCATCGAGACCTGGATCGACTACAAGATGTCCAAGGAAGTGAGCGCGATGCGCCTGCGCCCGCATCCGTACGAATTCGCGCTGTACTTCGACGCGTAGACGACGCGGCGGCTTTGCAACCGAGAACCGACGCGGCGGGCGACAGCCCGCCGCTTTTGTTATGAGGTGCCGAGCCACGAGCGACCGGTGACCTCACGCGGTCTGGTGTCGGTTTTGACGATCGGTTCAAAGCGAGCATCTGCAGGTCGGTTCAGGCGGAGCGGGATTTTGTCTTCGACGACTCTCGTCCATTGGTCGAGTTGGCGCCAGGTCGGCCAAAACGACTCGAGAAGGCGCGTGACGCACACTTAACGCCCGTCGCGCCGGCGGACCATCCCGCGGCTCACCCCACAGAGAGGCTTAAGCGCTTATCGGGTGAGCCTGCTTCCAAGCGCTGGCGACCGCCGACATCGTGCTGAACTCGACCCGGCGATGAGAGTGGATGTGATCAATTAGTCTTTCCAACATCAGTAAGCGGTGGCCGCGGCCGATGACCTGCGGATGCATGGTCAGGGTGTAGATGCCCTCGCCGAGCCGATCGTAGAGGTAATCGAAGTCGCCCGCCCAGATGTCGAAAACCGCGTTGGGCGAGGCCAGTCCCGGCTGGATGGAACCGCGGATAACGGTGTACTCGAAGGCGGGAAAATCATCCAGGCCCCAGGTAAACGGAATCTCGAGTACGTTGACCGGTTTGCCGAACACGTAGGGGCCATCGTCCGGCGCCTGGTCACCCATTCGCATGTAATAGGGCGTGAAATCGTCACCCATCAGGCTGGAGTCGTACTCGAAGCCATGCTTCAGAAGCAGACGAACCATGTTTTCGCTAAGCCCGGCGCCGGGCGAACGAAATCCCACCGGTTTGAGGCCGGTCATCCGCGACAACACTTCGTTGCCGTGAAGCAGAATCTGCTCTTCGTCTTCCGGGTTCTTGGGATGGGTATGTAGGTAGCCGTGGTTGCCAATCTCGTGGCCCTCGGCAACCAATCGTTCGATGATTTCAGGAAACGTCTCGGCGCTATGACCGGGAACGAACCAGGTCGACGGGATTTTCCAGTGCTTGAGTATCTCGATGAGGCGCAACGCGCCGACCCGGCCGAATTCCCCGCGCGAGATGGCACTCAGCGATCGCGCGCGAAAGCCGCCGATCCAGAGCGAGAGTGCATCGAAATCGAAGGTGAGGCAGACCGTGACTTTGGCTTCCATCGGCGTCTCCCTGCCATAGCGGTTTCTCAGGCTTTGTTCTTGGCCAGTGCTTCCAGTTTTTCGAGGCGCTGCTGTAACTTCTTGTTCTCGTCGCGGAGCTTGTCCAAGTCCTCGCGCACCCGGGTGTCCTGCTCGGTACGGTTGCGGCCTTCGCTAATCGCGGCGACCGCGGCGCGTGCGCGCCGCTGGATTCTGCCATCGAGCTCGCGGTCGGCCAGCCGTCGCAACGGGGCTATCGCACGTGAATCGCCTATTTCCTCGAGCGCTCCGGGCAGCCGCATGCGAACCATGAATTCACGGTCGTCACTCAGCGGCATCAGGTAGTCAATGATCTCCTCGCGCCAAGCTTCGCGCTGCCGCGCTATTTTGGCTAGAGCGCCGAGAGCCGCGACTCGAGCGCGTGGAGGCTTCCCGTACGTGCTCCATTCCCGGCCGACCCCAAGCGCGCGTTCGTCGCGGCTCTCGGCGATACCGCCGAGGGCGTGAGCGCGGATCACATCCAAATACGACGGGCGCTGAAGAGCGCGCTCCAGAATTCCACCCGCGCGACGGTCGCGGGTCTTGCCGAGCGCCAGTGCGGTTTCCGCCTCGACGAAATAACTCTCGTCCCCCTTCTCGAGCAGCGCGGCGAGTGCGGATGCGGCCCGCTCATTGTCGCGGAACTGCCCGAGTGCGCGAGCAACGGCGCGGCGCGTCTTGGGATGCTGACCGCCGAGACCCTCGATAAGTGCATCAAGTGCGGCGTCGGTGCGAACCTCCCCGAGCGCCGCGGCGGCGTCGGCCTGCACGCCCCAGAACTTGTCGCTCAGCAGGGCGTCCTTGAGCGCCGCCGTGGCCTGTGGGCTGCCTTCTTTACCCAGCTCGCGCGCAGCGGCCGCGCGTCCGATCCCCTCGGGCAGTTGCTTGAGCTCTAATTCCAGGGCCTCGCGCCCACGCTTGTGCTTGAGGGTCTTGGCGATGTCGAAGTCCGGATCGAGGCGAACCGACTTGGGCGCCTTATCGCATGGAAGATTGAACACCTGCTCGGTTTCGCGAATCTCGACCTGATGACGCGTCTCTTTGCCTTCCGAGTCCAGCAGCGCGAGCGCGGTGGTGAATCGAAATAGCGGAGTCGTCGCGGAGGTCTTCTGGGTTTGTTTAACCGTGATGCTGGCCAACTTGCGCTGGTCGTCGTACGAGCTCGCAACCTCGATCTCCGGATGGCCCTCCTTGTATACCCATTGGTCGAAGAACCATTCGAGGTTCCGCCCGGTCGACTCCTCGCAGGCGCGTTCCAGATCAGCGGTAACGACGTTGCCGCCGCGATGCCGGGTACAATAGACGTTCAAGGATTTGTAGAACAGGGTATCGCCCAGTTCCCGCCGCAACATGTGCAAGACCAGCGATCCTTTTTCGTAAAGATGCCGGTCAAACAGCTCGATCGGCGCACGATAGCGGTTGCATACGATGGGGCGCCGATAGTCGTGCGAGTCTTCCGCGAGGTAGGCCTCGCGATCCTGCCGCAGGTTCCACGCGAACTCGTCGGCCCCCAGGTTTTCTTCGCACCATAACGCTTCGAAATAGGTGGCGAAGCCCTCGTTGAGCCAGGCGTGCGACCAATCACGGCAGGTGAGCAGGTCGCCCCACCATTGATGGGCCAGTTCGTGCGCGACCAGCGGATCGCTTTTGAAATCGAGATGCGCGCGCGCATCGTGCAGGGTGTCGGCGGTCTGGGTCGTCGCGGAGGTGTTTTCCATCCCACCGAAGATGAAATCGCTGACCGCGACCTGCGCGTACTTGCTGTAGGGGTAGGGAACGCCGATGATCCGCTCGAAGAATTGAATCATGCGCGGCGTATTGCCGAACGCGCGGCGCGCGTCATCCTCGCGCCCCGGATGCACGTAGTACAGGACGGGAGTGTTGCCCGCGCGATCCTCGATGGCGACGAATTCACCGGCGGCCAGGGTGATGAGATAGGTGGAATGCGGCACGTCGTGACGCCAGTGAAACGTGCGGGTGCGCGCTGCCGGATTGTGCCTATTGCACAGTAGCGCGCCATTGGAAATCGCAGTGAAGTGGTCGGGAACGGTCGCAATGACTTCGCTGGTCGCGCGATCGTTTGGGTAGTCGTAGCACGGGAACCAATAGCGCGAATCTTCATCTTCGCCCTGGGTCCAGGCCTCGACGGGCTTGTCCGGGTAGGCGCTGTCGGGACCGACGAAATAGAGACCACGGCGGGGCGCTCCCGAGTACTCAATGGCCACCTCAACCTCGGCGCCCGCTTTGAGCGCGCGTGGCAGCGTCACCTGCACTTTCCCGTCCTGTGATTGGAAGGATGCCGACTCTCTGCCGACGCGCACCGAGCCGATCTCGAGTTCGGTCGCGTCGAACTCGAGCGTCTTGAGCTCATCCACTATCGCAGTCAGGCGGTGAGTGGCGGTGCCGGCGATGCGCTTGCGCTCGAAGTCGAGTGCGACGTCCAGTTTGATGTGCAGAATGTCGACCGCGCGATCGCGCGGCCACTGCGGTTCAACATCGGATGGCTGAAACGGGCGGCGCCCGGCAACGAGATGTCCAGCGAACGCGTCGCGGTCTCCCAGCTGCTCGGCAACTTCGTCCAGGAATCGCGGCTTATACATGACCGCGATCTTAACAAA is from Candidatus Binataceae bacterium and encodes:
- a CDS encoding M1 family aminopeptidase; translated protein: MYKPRFLDEVAEQLGDRDAFAGHLVAGRRPFQPSDVEPQWPRDRAVDILHIKLDVALDFERKRIAGTATHRLTAIVDELKTLEFDATELEIGSVRVGRESASFQSQDGKVQVTLPRALKAGAEVEVAIEYSGAPRRGLYFVGPDSAYPDKPVEAWTQGEDEDSRYWFPCYDYPNDRATSEVIATVPDHFTAISNGALLCNRHNPAARTRTFHWRHDVPHSTYLITLAAGEFVAIEDRAGNTPVLYYVHPGREDDARRAFGNTPRMIQFFERIIGVPYPYSKYAQVAVSDFIFGGMENTSATTQTADTLHDARAHLDFKSDPLVAHELAHQWWGDLLTCRDWSHAWLNEGFATYFEALWCEENLGADEFAWNLRQDREAYLAEDSHDYRRPIVCNRYRAPIELFDRHLYEKGSLVLHMLRRELGDTLFYKSLNVYCTRHRGGNVVTADLERACEESTGRNLEWFFDQWVYKEGHPEIEVASSYDDQRKLASITVKQTQKTSATTPLFRFTTALALLDSEGKETRHQVEIRETEQVFNLPCDKAPKSVRLDPDFDIAKTLKHKRGREALELELKQLPEGIGRAAAARELGKEGSPQATAALKDALLSDKFWGVQADAAAALGEVRTDAALDALIEGLGGQHPKTRRAVARALGQFRDNERAASALAALLEKGDESYFVEAETALALGKTRDRRAGGILERALQRPSYLDVIRAHALGGIAESRDERALGVGREWSTYGKPPRARVAALGALAKIARQREAWREEIIDYLMPLSDDREFMVRMRLPGALEEIGDSRAIAPLRRLADRELDGRIQRRARAAVAAISEGRNRTEQDTRVREDLDKLRDENKKLQQRLEKLEALAKNKA
- the glnA gene encoding type I glutamate--ammonia ligase, translated to MTPKEVLQTIKDKGVVMVDLKFIDLLGTWQHFTAPISEFKDEGPFEEGLGFDGSSIRGWQAIDASDMLVIPDPSTAVMDPFTKDPTLTMICDISDPITRADYTRDPRNVARKAEKYLKSTGIADTVYFGPEPEFFIFDGVRYETSQHQSFHYIESNEGNWNTGREFNVSDPGRNLGYKPRNKEGYFPVPPADTMQDIRTEMVLEMERVGIRVEKQHHEVATAGQAEIDMRFQPLVKMSDWLTWYKYICKNVAVRHGKTVTFMPKPIFGDNGTGMHVHQSLWKGETPLFAGNGYAGMSELGMHYIAGILHHAPSIAAFTNPTTNSYRRLVPGFEAPINLAYSSRNRSASVRIPMYSPSPKAKRIEVRFPDPLANPYLAFTAMMMAGLDGIQRRLDPGQPLDKDIYALTPAELAEVPSMPASLDEALNNMKNDHEYLLKGDVFTEDLIETWIDYKMSKEVSAMRLRPHPYEFALYFDA
- a CDS encoding polysaccharide deacetylase, translating into MEAKVTVCLTFDFDALSLWIGGFRARSLSAISRGEFGRVGALRLIEILKHWKIPSTWFVPGHSAETFPEIIERLVAEGHEIGNHGYLHTHPKNPEDEEQILLHGNEVLSRMTGLKPVGFRSPGAGLSENMVRLLLKHGFEYDSSLMGDDFTPYYMRMGDQAPDDGPYVFGKPVNVLEIPFTWGLDDFPAFEYTVIRGSIQPGLASPNAVFDIWAGDFDYLYDRLGEGIYTLTMHPQVIGRGHRLLMLERLIDHIHSHRRVEFSTMSAVASAWKQAHPISA